The region TGGCGTGGGGCAGTGCGCGTGGGCTGATAAGCAAGGCGCATGCCACGGCCATGGGGCCTTCATGCGCAGTGCTTGCCAATCCATCGCTTCAGCGCATGCCCGCAAACACTTCTTCGGCCATGCGAATGGCGTTGTTGCTGCGAAACTGGGTATCGCTAAAGTTCTCCAGGTACGCATAGGGTGATTGGTCAATCTGCTGCGAAGCCTCTACCGGGTCAAAGGCCCCATTTTGAAATGCCCGTGCAGCACCATCGCGCAGCAGGGTCAGGTAACCCAGGCTGTCTTTCATGGCTTTCTCCAGTGTGGTTACGTTGCCGTGCCCAGGGATGACGGTTGCGGGGTGTAATTCATCACGCAGATAGGTCAGGGCGGTGATCCATTTCAAACCCGTACCGGGCATGATGCCAAGCAGGCGGTCAGTGAACACCACGTCGCCCGAGAACACCAGTTTTTCTTGGGGCAACCACACCAACAGGTCGCCTTGGGTGTGGGCTCCACCGGATTCCATCAACTCAATGTGGATGCCACGTACGGCCAGTTTGTGGCGTTTGCTGAACGTGACATCCGGGTAGGCCAGCACGGTGCCCGCAAAATGTGTGGCCAGGTTGGTACGGGCGGCTTCCAATTGCTGGAGCCCACGGGCTTTCATGTCCAGCACGCCGGGCTCGGACGCAATCACCTTGGCCCCAATCACACGCTGAAAATAATCATTGCCAAACCAGCGGTGATCTTGTCCACCGGTATTGATGACCCAGCGCACCGGCTGGTCTGTGACCGCACGAATCGCCTGGACAATCGCCTTGGCCCCTTCTGCTGAGCCACCTGAATCCACCACGACCACGCCATCATCGGCAAGGATGAAGCCGCAGGTCATGTTGTTGCCCAGATTACGCGGCGAGCGCTGGGTCAATTCCCCCACCAGGGCATAGACCCGGTCGGTGACTTTCACGGTTTTGAAGATCGGCTCGATGGCCTGCGTTGTGTGGGCGGCGACCAGCAGTAGAAGGGTGGCGAGGTGTTTCCACATCTTCAGGCTGAAAGATGCCCGCGCATTGGGCTTAATCATCACCTTTGGGCCCCGCCACGCGCACCTGGCAGAGCAGGTCTTCTGCTTGAAAAGGATCGTCCGCAAAAATCACCTTCACCTTGTCTGTGGCAGGCAGGTCAAGCTGCTGGCGCAGCACTTTGGCTTGTTTCGAGGCATCGGGAAAATTGTCAAACACACTGAGCTGCTCAAGTTGACCAAAGGGTTTGACGCGGTAAATGTAATAAGGCATGGTGTTTCAGGGTGGCGTTGTGAGGGGGGCTTGTATGACATCAGACATAAAACTTGGAAGCGCGTCGTCTGCCCGGCAAGGCTTTCTGGATGATGACCCCTTTGATGGCCGATAAATCAGCCAGCTTTTCATCGGCAAACGCCGGGTTCAGGGCGTGCAGCAACCAGCCCTCAGTGTTGCGCAAAAGTTGCCTGAACGTCCATTCGTCCTGGTGCCAGGCCAGCACATACGCGCCCTCTTTGGCCAGGCCTTCGGGTTCGATCAGAATGATCTCACCTTCCTGAAACTCGGGCACCATGCTTTGGCCGTGCACCATCAGGGCAAAAGACTCGCCACCAGCGCAATCGGGCAGAGCCATGTTGTTGGCAACCGGCTGCGAATGGGTTTCTGCCCCGGTGGGTAATGTTGTGGTGTGTGCTGAAGGTGTTTGCATGGCCAAAAAAGTGGGTAAGCGCAACGGCATCAAAGCAGTTGGGTAAAAATTTGTGATTCGGCCACGCCCGAGGTGCGTAATTCATCATGCAAAGTCTGGATGAAGTTCATCGGCCCGGCCAGGTAAAAGTCGCAGTCAATGTCAAACAAATCTGCCCGCATGGCTTGGGCAATTTGCCAGGCTCCCATGGCAGCATCGGGTTGGGTGACCAACTCAAACTCGAACTGATCCAATGCGTCAGACCAGGCACGGCATTGGTTGCTGTAAAAGTGACCGTCGCTGCGGGTGGCCAGCCAAAACAGGGACAGTGATGGCGCAGCATCCAGTGACAAGGCGTATTCGATCAGGCTTTTGATGGGGCCAAAACCTTCATCACAAGCCGCAAAAACCAACGGCCGGTGACCTGCGGACAACACAAATTCACCGCTGGGGCCCGTCACCGTGAGGCTGGTGCCGTGTTTGACATGACCCGCAAACAGTTGGCTGGCCAAGGCATCAGCCGGGTTGCGGGTCACAAAAAACAGCAGGTTCCGGTCATCACACGGGCAACTGGCCACCGGGTAGATGGTCGACATGTCGCCTTGCCCCGGCAAGGATAGGCCAAGCTGTACGGACTGGCCGGCCAGAAAGCGCAAGCGGTGAGTGCGTGGGGTTTGCAGGTGCAGCAGCAAGGTGTCCGGGCCCAGGGGGGTGATGGCCCGCACCGTGCTCACAATGAGTTGCTGTGCAATGTCTTGTGGGCCACTGGCTTCGAGCAGCTCCAGCCTGAGGCTGCTGCTGGCGGCGGTGTTGCAGCACATCAGGGTGTAGCCCTGGGCTTTTTCGGCCTCTGAAAAAATGTAGTCTGAATGCTGGGTCGGGGCCACCTTGCCGTCAATCACTCGCACCTTGCACATGCCACAACTGCCGTTGCCACAGCCGTAATTGAGCTTGAGCCCGGAATGCAAACCGGCTTGCAACAGATTGGCGTGGCCTTCGACCGAGAATTCGTGCCCGCTGGGGCGCACTGTGACATGGGCCGTCATGATTTTGAGCATATCGTCCATCACCTCCAGCATGCCGACTGGCTCGGTCGCCAGGGCCTGGGCCAAGCCCTGGGTGATTTGTTGTTCCAGTTCAAGCCAGGCCACGGCAC is a window of Rhodoferax lithotrophicus DNA encoding:
- a CDS encoding MBL fold metallo-hydrolase: MIKPNARASFSLKMWKHLATLLLLVAAHTTQAIEPIFKTVKVTDRVYALVGELTQRSPRNLGNNMTCGFILADDGVVVVDSGGSAEGAKAIVQAIRAVTDQPVRWVINTGGQDHRWFGNDYFQRVIGAKVIASEPGVLDMKARGLQQLEAARTNLATHFAGTVLAYPDVTFSKRHKLAVRGIHIELMESGGAHTQGDLLVWLPQEKLVFSGDVVFTDRLLGIMPGTGLKWITALTYLRDELHPATVIPGHGNVTTLEKAMKDSLGYLTLLRDGAARAFQNGAFDPVEASQQIDQSPYAYLENFSDTQFRSNNAIRMAEEVFAGMR
- a CDS encoding S24 family peptidase, producing MQTPSAHTTTLPTGAETHSQPVANNMALPDCAGGESFALMVHGQSMVPEFQEGEIILIEPEGLAKEGAYVLAWHQDEWTFRQLLRNTEGWLLHALNPAFADEKLADLSAIKGVIIQKALPGRRRASKFYV
- a CDS encoding 2Fe-2S iron-sulfur cluster-binding protein, with product MTHKVSIWRAAQLLGIARGVLQQQVREGTLVLEDGWVSTDVLAQLYPHAQLEESGMLERVSQIRDEAFGKRVRERLLPSQEVLAQRMFAQSQELADLRRHLQRYHTLVIELQQKIRQQCQQQPSAVAWLELEQQITQGLAQALATEPVGMLEVMDDMLKIMTAHVTVRPSGHEFSVEGHANLLQAGLHSGLKLNYGCGNGSCGMCKVRVIDGKVAPTQHSDYIFSEAEKAQGYTLMCCNTAASSSLRLELLEASGPQDIAQQLIVSTVRAITPLGPDTLLLHLQTPRTHRLRFLAGQSVQLGLSLPGQGDMSTIYPVASCPCDDRNLLFFVTRNPADALASQLFAGHVKHGTSLTVTGPSGEFVLSAGHRPLVFAACDEGFGPIKSLIEYALSLDAAPSLSLFWLATRSDGHFYSNQCRAWSDALDQFEFELVTQPDAAMGAWQIAQAMRADLFDIDCDFYLAGPMNFIQTLHDELRTSGVAESQIFTQLL